A DNA window from Drosophila pseudoobscura strain MV-25-SWS-2005 chromosome 2, UCI_Dpse_MV25, whole genome shotgun sequence contains the following coding sequences:
- the LOC4802846 gene encoding uncharacterized protein produces MSNPISETWPAWLDQQELQSLLKQEMADFRSIQSIRGKWEQNLVRPTYSVQLQIECAGSKKRCLSFLVKSPHMSPSGRRFPIEGDFSMELQMYENILPALEGLYKAEGQDIRFSVPFLRTRKTRCLLLDYAQPRGYSVANTPKGLERPAMEAVLSKLAAYHAATVRYIQTGSDKKRELPKLVAGAAGELKSLLQLRFHESLRTHNAREYEDKVKAFQRYVGGTIDHSDTRNSFNVILVGSCLPNNILNSTDAFGHVKDSLFIDFQAAKYGPAAYDLFSLLLTAPASPKSLHFDGYLKFYHDQLIANLGLLKYRGRQPTLTDLQLDLLKYGHWAFEVATEILPLVLSPFGSGDEHVDDDIVELFRNPVYSEQIRELLPWLEDRGYFEEE; encoded by the exons ATGTCGAATCCCATCTCTGAGACCTGGCCGGCCTGGCTGGaccagcaggagctgcagagTCTGCTCAAGCAGGAAATGGCCGACTTCAGGAGTATCCAGAGCATTCGGGGCAAGTGGGAACAGAATTTGGTGCGACCTACGTACAGTGTCCAGCTCCAAATAGAGTGTGCGG GCAGCAAGAAACGTTGTCTGAGCTTCTTGGTGAAGTCCCCTCACATGTCGCCCAGCGGAAGGAGGTTCCCCATTGAAGGGGACTTCTCGATGGAGCTTCAGATGTACGAGAACATTCTGCCCGCTCTGGAAGGTCTTTACAAGGCTGAGGGCCAGGACATTCGGTTCAGCGTCCCGTTCCTCAGGACACGGAAGACCCGGTGCCTGCTCTTGGACTACGCCCAACCAAGGGGCTACAGTGTGGCCAACACGCCCAAGGGCCTGGAAAGACCCGCCATGGAGGCAGTTCTATCGAAACTAGCGGCTTATCATGCGGCCACGGTGCGCTATATACAGACGGGTTCCGATAAGAAAAGAGAGCTGCCAAAGCTCGTGGCCGGTGCGGCAGGGGAGCTCAAGAGCTTGCTTCAACTTCGATTCCATGAGAGCCTGCGAACGCATAACGCGAGAGAGTACGAAGACAAGGTG AAAGCGTTCCAGAGGTACGTTGGAGGAACCATCGACCATTCAGACACTAGGAACTCTTTCAACGTCATCCTGGTTGGGTCCTGTTTGCCCAACAATATACTCAACAGCACTGATGCCTTTGGGCACGTTAAGGACTCTCTGTTCATCGACTTTCAGGCCGCCAAATACGGGCCAGCCGCGTATGACCTCTTCAGCCTGCTTCTGACGGCACCCGCCAGTCCGAAATCCCTTCACTTCGATGGCTACCTGAAGTTCTACCACGATCAGCTAATAGCCAATCTTGGCCTGCTCAAGTACCGCGGCAGGCAGCCCACCCTCACCGACCTGCAACTGGATCTGCTGAAGTACGGTCACTGGG CCTTCGAGGTGGCCACGGAGATTCTGCCGCTCGTTCTCTCTCCCTTTGGCAGCGGTGACGAGCACGTTGACGATGACATAGTCGAGCTGTTCAGGAATCCAGTCTATTCGGAGCAGATAAGGGAGCTTCTGCCATGGCTGGAGGATCGTGGCTACTTCGAAGAAGAATAA
- the LOC4802849 gene encoding uncharacterized protein, producing the protein MVKANGSTAGEQEQEQQQVPEWLDRELFVEFLERDFEDLKSIREFRVEPTGGKGENYTTLLLRANITLELNDGSLKSTSYMAKVLPNTASTRAFVATWKVFEKESNSYANYLPDFERMYREADKEVTFGPRYYQHSKQLDEDLIVLEDLGQRGFRNVKRQDGFDMVHTKAALEKLAQFHAASAVRFELKGPYPEIYNRNLCGTEDNFKELREQQTKTLVESLPLFDATHLQKTIETYSRATEDMFQAYAPQIENEFRVLNHGDAWCNNFMFQYDDEGRLSETYFVDLQMSRYCSPAQDLLYMILSSVNGDLKIQKFDYFIHYYHERLTENLTLLKYPKSLPKLKSLHQSIFLYGDWIFPVVTLLLPIVLIDASEHANMDALMDKEGSGDHFRNSLFHNSRIERHLKEILPWAHSRGAFEVVNTS; encoded by the exons ATGGTTAAGGCAAACGGGAGCACAGCTggggagcaggaacaggagcagcagcaggtacCGGAATGGCTGGATCGGGAGTTGTTTGTGGAGTTTCTAGAACGCGACTTTGAGGATCTGAAGAGCATCAGGGAGTTTAGGGTGGAGCCAACTGGCGGCAAGGGAGAGAACTACACAACCCTCTTGCTGCGTGCCAATATCACCCTAGAGCTGAATG ATGGCTCTCTGAAGAGCACCTCTTATATGGCCAAGGTGCTGCCAAATACTGCCAGCACACGGGCTTTCGTTGCCACTTGGAAGGTGTTCGAGAAGGAGAGCAACTCGTATGCCAATTACTTGCCAGATTTCGAGCGGATGTATCGGGAGGCCGACAAGGAAGTTACCTTTGGGCCGCGCTACTACCAGCACTCGAAGCAGCTGGACGAGGATCTCATTGTCCTGGAGGATCTGGGCCAGCGTGGCTTCAGGAATGTGAAGCGTCAGGATGGCTTCGATATGGTGCACACCAAGGCGGCCCTCGAGAAGTTGGCCCAGTTCCATGCCGCTTCGGCAGTGCGATTCGAACTTAAGGGACCGTATCCAGAGATTTACAACCGGAATCTGTGCGGCACAGAGGATAACTTCAAAGAGTTGCGGGAACAGCAAACCAAGACGTTGGTCGAATCGCTGCCCCTCTTTGATGCCACGCACCTGCAGAAGACAATT GAAACCTACAGCCGAGCGACAGAAGACATGTTCCAGGCGTACGCACCCCAGATAGAGAACGAGTTCCGTGTGCTCAACCATGGCGATGCCTGGTGCAACAACTTCATGTTCCAATACGACGACGAGGGTCGGCTGAGCGAAACGTATTTCGTAGATCTGCAGATGAGTCGGTACTGCTCCCCCGCCCAGGACCTGCTCTACATGATCCTTTCCTCCGTCAACGGCGACCTAAAGATACAAAAGTTCGACTACTTCATCCACTACTACCACGAGAGACTCACCGAAAACCTGACACTGCTGAAGTACCCCAAGAGCCTGCCGAAGCTCAAGAGCCTGCATCAATCGATTTTCCTTTACGGGGACTGGA TTTTCCCGGTGGTAACGCTTCTCCTGCCAATCGTCCTTATCGATGCCAGCGAGCATGCCAACATGGACGCCCTAATGGACAAGGAGGGATCCGGCGACCACTTCAGAAACAGCCTATTCCACAACTCGCGCATCGAGAGACACCTTAAGGAAATCCTCCCTTGGGCCCACAGTCGAGGCGCCTTCGAGGTGGTCAACACATCCTAG
- the LOC4802848 gene encoding uncharacterized protein has protein sequence MSTEPVICATKLSTVLIFAVKYQSLDVRTVGRTHTNLDPYSNKESTYTYTSTMGLRNSKPKRSYEVTPPQSENQSPPQTTSPTPTAVPQMKSDETHSPSPSPSPSTIPISSPSETTIPDGTSLVPNWLNETQFVNILAASVPHFSKILSFRARPAMSPGENYATLMLRISIDVELDDKSTKHKSFMMKVPHNTPQMEQMLAMANFFKLENMAYIDILPKLEELYRVKGMEVALAPRAHRLDPSQEPKLAYTVLMNDLGQDGFKNLNRLECLNLEQTKFVLRKMAQYHAATAMMIQVYGPYPDTLMNGIFGANKDAIKAFMDGMLGAFQITFMEHLKDLKDGEKYRDKLTKTFSQFVTEFVKLSEYDPSEFNVLSHGDCWTNNLLFKLDPNGEIEDMVFVDFQNPKYGSPVQDLFYFIITSVHIDYKLAYFDFFVKHYHDQLTKHLDLLGFTGRQPSLRELHMQFYKYGEWALYSSITVLPVVLLDPTEGATFENFMGGTEAAANFKNLLYSNPRYRSYIEQILPWLDNRGLLDVDQPIQNEDPLPLQPKSSNVILDWLTVDDFSDIIAATDPEFESIVSGCSELATKPGDNYASKLLKVDINVQLKDKSAKSYSYILKTQVAASDMINLADFNLFPKEIMVYDKYVPGFEALYRDAGLAVTFSPKSYRLSKPVTADTEYLILENLQARGFKMCDRMKGMDLEHSKCALKKLAQWHAASLQYKDLNGPYPALCHKGIFTEKTAEILKPMFAQNRDKFLDVVAKFDGADEYMHKLPSILDAHVAEVIKDSKFNEKEFNVLNHGDAWVNNIMFKYNADGQVEETYLLDHQVSQYGNPAQDLYYFIMSSTQLDIKVDQFDYLIRWYHQNLVEHAKLLKYSGFVPTLKELHFILIQHPIFAVGTVVSTLSICLNKADDNFTPEAIFGDNPESDVLRSELMSNERYRANVERIMPWLNRRGLLDFVVDSVETPGKTE, from the exons ATGTCCACTGAGCCAGTGATTTGTGCGACGAAACTAAGCACGGTGCTGATATTTGCAGTCAAATATCAGTCCCTAGACGTTCGCACAGTTGGACGGACGCACACAAACCTCGATCCCTATTCGAACAAAGAGTCAACGTACACCTACACCTCCACAATGGGTCTACGAAATTCCAAGCCGAAGCGTAGCTATGAGGTGACACCTCCACAATCCGAGAACCAGAGCCCACCCCAGACGACATCCCCGACACCCACCGCGGTGCCACAGATGAAATCTGACGAAAcacacagccccagccccagccccagccccagcaccatccccatctccagcCCCAGCGAAACAACAATTCCCGACGGCACTTCTTTGGTGCCAAATTGGCTGAATGAGACGCAATTTGTGAACATACTTGCTGCGAGTGTTCCTCACTTTTCGAAGATACTTAGCTTCCGCGCTAGGCCCGCCATGTCCCCCGGAGAGAACTACGCCACTCTGATGCTGAGAATCAGCATCGATGTGGAGCTCGATG ACAAAAGTACTAAGCACAAATCCTTCATGATGAAGGTGCCCCATAACACCCCTCAAATGGAGCAAATGCTGGCCATGGCAAACTTTTTCAAACTTGAGAATATGGCTTACATCGATATATTGCCGAAACTGGAAGAGCTGTACAGGGTCAAGGGAATGGAAGTGGCATTGGCACCACGAGCCCACAGACTGGACCCCAGCCAGGAGCCCAAGCTGGCCTATACCGTGCTCATGAACGATCTGGGACAGGACGGCTTCAAGAATTTGAATCGTCTGGAGTGCCTGAACTTGGAACAAACCAAATTTGTCCTGCGAAAAATGGCTCAATACCATGCGGCCACTGCAATGATGATTCAGGTGTATGGGCCTTATCCAGATACATTGATGAATGGTATTTTCGGAGCAAATAAAGATGCCATAAAAGCCTTTATGGACGGAATGCTTGGCGCCTTCCAAATTACATTTATGGAACATCTGAAGGACCTGAAGGATGGCGAGAAGTACCGGGACAAGCTC ACCAAAACATTTTCGCAATTTGTCACGGAGTTTGTGAAGCTAAGCGAATACGATCCCTCGGAGTTTAATGTTTTGAGTCACGGCGATTGCTGGACGAATAACTTGCTGTTCAAGCTCGACCCCAACGGAGAAATAGAAGATATGGTGTTTGTGGACTTCCAAAATCCGAAATACGGATCCCCGGTCCAGGACCTCTTCTACTTTATCATCACTTCCGTGCACATAGACTACAAGTTGGCATATTTCGACTTCTTTGTAAAGCACTACCACGATCAGCTAACCAAACATCTAGATCTGCTGGGCTTTACAGGACGCCAGCCATCGCTCCGGGAGCTCCACATGCAGTTTTATAAGTACGGAGAATGGGCGTTGTACTCCTCGATAACCGTGCTGCCTGTCGTGCTCTTGGATCCCACTGAGGGTGCCACATTCGAGAATTTCATGGGTGGCACCGAAGCAGCCGCCAACTTCAAAAACCTCTTGTACTCGAACCCACGCTACCGCAGCTATATCGAGCAGATACTACCTTGGCTGGACAATCGTGGTCTCTTGGACGTAGA CCAGCCGATACAGAATGAAGATCCGTTGCCCTTGCAGCCCAAATCCTCTAACGTGATCTTGGACTGGCTAACTGTAGACGACTTTAGTGATATTATTGCCGCCACAGATCCAGAGTTCGAGAGCATTGTGAGCGGTTGTTCGGAATTGGCAACCAAACCAGGCGACAACTATGCCTCCAAACTGCTCAAAGTTGACATCAACGTACAGCTAAAAG ATAAAAGCGCCAAGAGCTACTCGTATATCCTGAAAACACAAGTGGCAGCTAGTGATATGATTAACTTGGCCGACTTCAACCTATTTCCCAAGGAGATTATGGTGTACGACAAATATGTGCCCGGCTTCGAGGCACTCTATAGGGACGCAGGCCTAGCAGTTACGTTCAGTCCGAAGTCCTATAGACTGAGCAAGCCGGTCACAGCAGATACAGAGTATCTGATTCTCGAAAATCTGCAGGCAAGAGGATTCAAGATGTGCGATCGGATGAAGGGTATGGACTTGGAACATAGCAAGTGTGCGCTGAAAAAGCTGGCTCAATGGCATGCAGCTTCACTCCAGTACAAGGACCTCAATGGACCCTACCCCGCGCTCTGCCATAAAGGCATCTTTACCGAGAAAACGGCGGAGATATTGAAGCCCATGTTTGCCCAGAACAGGGACAAGTTTTTGGATGTAGTGGCCAAGTTTGATGGAGCTGATGAATATATGCATAAGCTG CCATCCATTTTGGATGCCCATGTGGCGGAAGTCATTAAAGATTCCAAGTTCAATGAGAAGGAGTTCAATGTACTCAACCATGGGGATGCCTGGGTGAACAACATCATGTTCAAATACAATGCGGACGGACAAGTCGAGGAAACCTATTTACTAGATCATCAGGTCTCGCAGTACGGGAACCCAGCCCAGGATCTATATTATTTCATAATGAGCTCCACCCAGTTGGATATTAAAGTTGATCAGTTTGATTATCTCATCAGATGGTATCATCAAAATTTGGTGGAACACGCCAAACTCTTGAAATACTCCGGCTTTGTTCCCACACTTAAGGAACTACACTTCATTCTGATACAGCATCCCATTTTTG CGGTCGGCACTGTGGTGAGTACGCTATCCATTTGCCTGAACAAAGCCGATGACAACTTTACACCAGAAGCCATCTTTGGCGATAATCCTGAATCCGATGTCTTGAGATCAGAGCTAATGAGCAATGAACGATACAGAGCCAACGTTGAGCGTATTATGCCATGGCTAAATAGACGCGGGCTGCTCGATTTTGTAGTGGATTCTGTGGAAACCCCCGGAAAAACTGAATAA
- the Ho gene encoding uncharacterized protein Ho, whose amino-acid sequence MSTVEEHSADNKAGEDLGDDGYVDMTFTKELRKATKDVHNLTDVLVNAKFAFALSDDEVWYDGLLAFYELYKFFETRLPERLLPKELHRAEAFERDFAYFYGANWKDTYEPRPVVKKYLEHLEKVSAQNELLLFAYAYQMYMALMSGGQMLQKKRMIARKLWIFPKGDKEEQQKQAEADAEVATANAASIGMDKEDLEARPMPAQVTICPPGCEATFFPVKINVLKAKLRRVFNSQYGSFDDELRAAFIEESRNVFRLNLEVVRTIKGVNRANLKKLAIAAIFISSIYLAIKLATK is encoded by the exons ATGTCAACGGTCGAGGAACACTCAGCGGATAACAAGGCCGGAGAAGACCTGGGCGATGACGGGTATGTGGATATGACGTTCACAAAGGAACTgagaaaagcaacaaaagatgTGCATAATCTGACCGACGTTCTGGTAAATGCAAAATTCGCCTTCG CCCTTTCGGACGATGAAGTTTGGTACGATGGCCTTTTAGCTTTCTACGAGCTATACAAGTTCTTTGAGACCCGTCTGCCGGAGCGCTTGTTGCCAAAGGAGCTGCATAGAGCCGAGGCATTCGAAAGGGACTTTGCCTATTTCTACGGTGCCAACTGGAAGGACACATATGAGCCGCGGCCCGTTGTCAAGAAATATCTAGAACACTTGGAGAAGGTGTCGGCCCAGAACGAGCTCCTTCTCTTTGCTTATGCGTATCAAATGTACATGGCACTTATGTCAGGCGGCCAAATGCTGCAAAAGAAGCGAATGATTGCACGCAAGCTGTGGATTTTCCCCAAGGGTGACAAGGAGGAGCAACAGAAGCAGGCTGAGGCAGATGCCGAGGTAGCTACTGCAAATGCTGCTTCCATTGGTATGGATAAGGAAGACTTGGAGGCGCGCCCAATGCCAGCTCAGGTCACGATTTGTCCACCTGGCTGTGAGGCCACATTCTTTCCAGTCAAA ATTAATGTACTGAAGGCAAAGCTACGGCGCGTGTTTAACAGCCAGTATGGCTCTTTTGATGACGAGTTGCGGGCTGCATTTATAGAAGAGAGTCGGAATGTGTTCCGCCTCAATCTAGAAGTGGTTCGTACAATTAAAGGCGTGAATCGAGCTAATCTGAAGAAGCTGGCTATCGCAGCTATCTTTATATCAAGCATATATTTGGCCATCAAGTTAGCTACTAAGTAG
- the Taf12 gene encoding transcription initiation factor TFIID subunit 12 isoform X1, with product MSDLFTTFDSNGDAEHNNYTTSNSGHRNSSMASPSQHSPMTNNSNSSSQNGGTSAGTATGSGGGSGKTSNHTASAGGESTPMLTKPRLTELVKEVDTTTQLDEDVEELLLQIIDDFVEDTVKSTSAFAKHRKSNKIEVRDVQLHFERKYNMWIPGFGTDELRPYKRAAVTEAHKQRLALIRKTIKKY from the exons ATGTCGGATCTCTTTACCACTTTCGATAGCAACGGCGACGCCGAACACAATAACTACACCACTTCTAACAGCGGCCATCGCAACAGCTCAATGGCCTCGCCCTCTCAGCACAGTCCCATGACGAACAACAGCAACTCATCTTCACAAAACGGTGGCACAAGCGCGGGCACAGCGACTGGTTCAGGTGGTGGTAGTGGAAAGACATCCAATCATACAGCCTCAGCCGGAGGTGAAAGCACACCA ATGCTGACAAAGCCACGTCTTACGGAATTGGTTAAAGAAGTGGACACCACCACGCAATTGGACGAAGACGTAGaggagctgttgctgcagaTAATAGATGATTTTGTCGAGGACACGGTTAAGTCAACCAGCGCATTTGCGAAACACAGAAAGTCCAACAAAATTGAGGTGCGAGATGTTCAATTGCATTTCGAGCGAAAGTACAACATGTGGATACCCGGATTCGGTACAGACGAACTGCGTCCGTATAAACGCGCCGCAGTCACAGAAGCGCATAAGCAACGCTTGGCCCTCATTAGGAAAACGATTAAAAAGTACTAG
- the Taf12 gene encoding transcription initiation factor TFIID subunit 12 isoform X2: MASPSQHSPMTNNSNSSSQNGGTSAGTATGSGGGSGKTSNHTASAGGESTPMLTKPRLTELVKEVDTTTQLDEDVEELLLQIIDDFVEDTVKSTSAFAKHRKSNKIEVRDVQLHFERKYNMWIPGFGTDELRPYKRAAVTEAHKQRLALIRKTIKKY; this comes from the exons ATGGCCTCGCCCTCTCAGCACAGTCCCATGACGAACAACAGCAACTCATCTTCACAAAACGGTGGCACAAGCGCGGGCACAGCGACTGGTTCAGGTGGTGGTAGTGGAAAGACATCCAATCATACAGCCTCAGCCGGAGGTGAAAGCACACCA ATGCTGACAAAGCCACGTCTTACGGAATTGGTTAAAGAAGTGGACACCACCACGCAATTGGACGAAGACGTAGaggagctgttgctgcagaTAATAGATGATTTTGTCGAGGACACGGTTAAGTCAACCAGCGCATTTGCGAAACACAGAAAGTCCAACAAAATTGAGGTGCGAGATGTTCAATTGCATTTCGAGCGAAAGTACAACATGTGGATACCCGGATTCGGTACAGACGAACTGCGTCCGTATAAACGCGCCGCAGTCACAGAAGCGCATAAGCAACGCTTGGCCCTCATTAGGAAAACGATTAAAAAGTACTAG
- the LOC4802852 gene encoding zinc finger protein 84 has translation MKLPVVCRTCDSTDADNLLKLATPTKKYPDKLLSDILSELTDININLDTSGNQRLPQCLCSSCTKKLMGAYCYVRQALAANELLLKHLKNGTDCLQETPMELCAEQHVMVKLETEDEDGGKTETDINCSGLPEMVPEESPDEKDFDSKKSVDPLIMIDSVKQETVQASIEKHGDDEAESDFEDEDSLDNLPLGQRIQKWKTGNGDALRSLNLSIYKCNECPKSFKRADYLKRHQIRSHKPESRWFSCSLCIRKFNSSDALEMHLKVHRNSKRSANISEHKKAKSVDLNLCKPHGYKLIECMICQSQYNKIADLRRHLEEHPEIVTLGVRPNMEPNELAELFYPDRSDAKDVGEDQLIDLIRKDLAGGIYHRFYSITNQCGYEMNLDSSDTDSELDVESEDQQKKRKTRKAHYSCELCQQRFTRKYQLYDHQRQTHSWSEAPHVCGRCDGRFVSLQMLRHHNESQCRNSQKRFLCHKCPLRFRWKHNLRAHFREHRIANQTFECSQCKRVFDKKKSLTVHLLSAHAEESKLIPCQWCTRKFYRHDYLVKHLKRHGLKEQDIPLAETLIAATSKRNGAKRITCKICNLDFDRITDLRAHIQLELKLSLSLHHSYDSPHNYSITNESGFEMQLEDSETEDEVQTGLGSGNRPPYVCELCSVQCKRKFEMIQHQRTMHRFDKMPHECDKCVFKCVSKNIMDHHLLGQCSSTEKKHACSKCTYKFMWPENRDKHVRLQHSEVSESTKAAPKPTGGLADMVATEDGVQLLQCPHCDRTYQMKSRLNNHIRDVHVNGDRKRKDAIKRFLCSLCGRETRSAAALVTHMRRHTGEKPFKCDLCEMAFPRHSEMASHRRMHTGEKPFHCTVCGKDFARSDKLTRHMLTHSGLKPHKCTYCEKSYRQAKDLKLHLQQHTGECPFICGTCGERFIQNITLEKHRLMRRHFDWSLP, from the exons ATGAAGCTGCCGGTAGTTTGTCGGACCTGCGATTCGACAGATGCTGATAATCTTCTGAAGCTGGCCACtcccacaaaaaaatatccaGACAAATTGCTTTCGGACATCTTGAGCGAGCTCACCGacataaatattaat CTGGACACATCTGGTAACCAGAGGCTTCCACAGTGTTTGTGCAGCAGTTGCACCAAGAAATTAATGGGAGCCTATTGCTATGTGAGGCAGGCGCTGGCCGCCAATGAACTATTGCTGAAGCACCTAAAAAACGGTACCGACTGCTTGCAAGAAACGCCTATGGAACTATGTGCGGAGCAGCATGTGATGGTGAAACTAGAAAcggaggatgaggatggagGGAAAACTGAAACAGACATAAATTGCTCTGGGTTACCTGAAATGGTCCCAGAAGAGAGTCCAGACGAAAAAGATTTCGACAGCAAGAAATCTGTTGATCCTCTAATAATGATCGATTCTGTCAAGCAGGAAACTGTCCAGGCCAGTATAGAAAAGCATGGAGATGACGAAGCCGAGTCGGACTTTGAGGACGAAGA CTCGCTGGATAACTTGCCACTGGGCCAGCGCATACAGAAATGGAAGACGGGAAATGGCGATGCCCTGCGAAGCTTAAACCTGTCGATTTACAAGTGCAATGAATGCCCAAAGAGCTTCAAACGAGCCGATTATCTGAAACGACATCAAATCAGGTCTCATAAGCCGGAATCGCGTTGGTTCTCCTGTTCACTCTGCATCCGGAAATTTAATAGCAGTGATGCCTTGGAAATGCATCTCAAAGTACATCGAAATTCCAAGCGCTCGGCTAATATAAGTGAGCATAAAAAGGCAAAGTCTGTGGATCTAAATCTTTGCAAACCGCATGGTTACAAGCTCATCGAATGCATGATCTGTCAGAGTCAGTACAACAAGATTGCGGACCTGCGACGCCATTTGGAGGAGCATCCGGAAATTGTTACCTTGGGAGTGCGCCCGAATATGGAACCCAATGAGTTGGCGGAGTTGTTCTATCCCGATAGATCCGATGCCAAGGATGTTGGCGAGGATCAATTAATTGACTTGATCCGCAAAGATTTGGCAGGCGGCATTTACCATCGCTTTTATTCAATAACCAATCAGTGTGGCTATGAAATGAACCTAGACAGCTCTGACACTGATAGTGAGCTGGACGTGGAGTCCGAAGATCAACAGAAGAAGCGAAAAACTAGAAAGGCCCACTACAGCTGCGAGCTGTGCCAACAGAGGTTCACAAGGAAGTATCAACTCTACGATCACCAGCGTCAGACGCACAGCTGGTCTGAAGCCCCTCATGTTTGCGGCCGTTGCGATGGGCGCTTCGTCAGCTTGCAAATGCTAAGGCATCACAATGAGTCACAGTGCAGAAATTCTCAAAAGCGATTCCTTTGCCACAAGTGCCCACTGCGGTTCCGGTGGAAGCACAACCTGCGAGCCCACTTCCGAGAGCATCGAATCGCT AATCAAACGTTTGAATGTTCCCAATGCAAGCGTGTTTTTGACAAGAAAAAATCCCTGACTGTTCATTTACTCAGCGCTCACGCTGAGGAATCGAAGCTCATTCCGTGTCAGTGGTGTACGCGCAAGTTCTATCGCCATGACTACCTGGTGAAACATCTAAAGCGTCACGGGCTCAAGGAGCAGGACATTCCGTTGGCCGAGACCCTGATAGCAGCCACATCGAAGCGAAATGGTGCCAAGCGCATTACCTGCAAAATTTGCAACCTGGATTTTGACCGCATTACAGATTTGCGCGCCCACATTCAACTGGAACTAAagctgtctctctcgctgcaCCATAGCTACGATTCCCCGCATAACTACTCCATAACCAATGAATCCGGCTTCGAGATGCAGCTTGAGGATTCGGAAACAGAGGACGAAGTACAAACTGGACTGGGCTCTGGCAACCGTCCTCCCTACGTCTGTGAGCTTTGCAGTGTCCAGTGCAAGCGCAAATTTGAAATGATCCAACATCAACGGACCATGCACCGCTTCGACAAAATGCCTCATGAGTGTGATAAATGCGTTTTTAAGTGTGTGTCCAAG AATATTATGGACCATCATCTTCTAGGGCAGTGCAGCAGCACAGAGAAGAAGCATGCATGCAGCAAGTGCACCTATAAATTTATGTGGCCTGAGAATAGGGATAAGCACGTGCGGCTCCAGCACAGCGAGGTCTCCGAAAGCACCAAAGCAGCTCCAAAGCCGACAGGTGGTCTTGCCGATATGGTCGCCACAGAGGACGGGGTCCAGCTGCTGCAATGCCCGCACTGTGATCGCACCTATCAAATGAAGTCGCGATTGAACAACCACATTCGGGACGTTCACGTAAACGGGGATCGAAAGCGCAAGGATGCGATCAAGAGATTCCTTTGCTCGCTTTGCGGCAGAGAAACACGGTCGGCTGCTGCTCTGGTTACCCACATGCGACGCCACACCGGCGAGAAGCCCTTTAAATGTGATCTATGTGAAATGGCTTTCCCGAGACACTCGGAGATGGCTTCGCATCGCAGGATGCACACGGGGGAGAAACCATTCCACTGCACAGTTTGTGGCAAGGACTTTGCCCGGTCCGACAAACTGACCCGCCACATGCTCACCCACAGCGGATTGAAGCCGCACAAGTGCACGTACTGCGAGAAGAGCTACCGGCAAGCCAAAGATCTGAAGCTCCATTTGCAGCAGCACACAGGCGAATGTCCATTTATCTGCGGCACCTGTGGCGAGCGCTTCATTCAAAACATCACACTGGAGAAGCATCGCCTAATGCGCCGCCATTTCGATTGGAGTTTGccataa